A DNA window from Malus domestica chromosome 12, GDT2T_hap1 contains the following coding sequences:
- the LOC139189831 gene encoding uncharacterized protein → MRQKFNDTKIAAFRATCFGHLEHIDKLAFSGQLLHELSLCRVAKDLKGLTYLIGCEVTPFTKKDFCLITSFGVTNPYDIEIEPFEIRLLREYFPQKFGFNGESNHGRREKGKGTTNMAPKKVNKKILVTCVKFQRAFKERENEDDLLNMGLLCFAKAVSIWANIIVVVNLDYFHLVEDMDEFNDYSWSAISFEQLQDIL, encoded by the coding sequence ATGCGTCAAAAGTTTAATGACACCAAGATTGCTGCCTTTAGGGCAACCTGCTTCGGTCACTTAGAGCACATTGATAAACTAGCCTTCAGTGGTCAATTGCTCCATGAATTGTCGCTTTGTAGAGTGGCAAAAGACCTAAAGGGCCTCACCTATTTAATCGGCTGTGAAGTGACCCCGTTCACAAAGAAAGACTTTTGCCTCATTACTAGCTTTGGTGTGACGAACCCATATGACATAGAGATTGAGCCTTTCGAGATTAGGCTATTGAGGGAGTATTTCCCTCAAAAGTTTGGGTTTAATGGAGAGAGCAACCATGGTAGGAGAGAGAAGGGTAAAGGTACAACGAATATGGCCCCCAAGAAAGTGAACAAGAAGATTTTAGTGACTTGTGTAAAATTTCAAAGGGCTTTTAAAGAACGCGAAAACGAGGATGATTTGTTGAACATGGGATTGTTATGCTTTGCCAAGGCTGTCTCGATATGGGCAAACATTATTGTGGTTGTGAATCTAGACTACTTCCATCTCGTTGAGGACATGGATGAGTTCAACGATTATTCATGGAGTGCAATATCGTTTGAACAACTTCAAGACATCCTCTAA